The proteins below come from a single Candidatus Rokuibacteriota bacterium genomic window:
- a CDS encoding carboxymuconolactone decarboxylase family protein, whose product MAEMKEFAGIYYREGALDPKTMQLVAMAAMAAAGCTS is encoded by the coding sequence ATGGCCGAGATGAAGGAGTTCGCCGGCATCTACTATCGTGAAGGGGCCCTCGACCCGAAGACCATGCAGCTGGTCGCGATGGCCGCCATGGCGGCCGCCGGCTGCACCTCCTGA
- a CDS encoding zf-TFIIB domain-containing protein, producing MPVTPSEQEEEYFARLEFERRKKALAEQEKEAEAAERQRVLAVARNRCPKCGASLVTIAYRKVELDKCSACGGLWFDWGELGQVLAQEGDTGFLGGLRKIFG from the coding sequence ATGCCAGTGACACCCAGCGAGCAGGAGGAGGAGTACTTCGCGCGGCTGGAGTTCGAGCGCCGGAAGAAGGCCCTGGCCGAGCAGGAGAAGGAAGCCGAGGCCGCGGAGCGCCAGCGCGTGCTGGCGGTGGCGCGGAACCGCTGCCCCAAGTGCGGGGCCTCCCTCGTGACCATCGCCTACCGTAAGGTGGAGCTGGACAAGTGCTCCGCGTGCGGCGGCTTGTGGTTCGACTGGGGCGAGCTGGGCCAGGTGCTCGCCCAGGAGGGCGACACCGGTTTCCTGGGCGGGCTCAGGAAGATCTTCGGCTGA